From Pseudoalteromonas rubra, one genomic window encodes:
- the imuA gene encoding translesion DNA synthesis-associated protein ImuA: protein MSNLIELLERQDLVWQGAGLVKRQQQSWAVTATGFAELDKHLQGGFPKVGVVDLHTELGIGELRLLLPSLVQQDGLTAVIAPPARLNADALQRTGMDTSKLLEITPGSPQEALWAAEQCLKSGACNSVLLWHGELQVHQVKRLQLAANTGEACLYLLRHEHHCQGTLPVSLSLGLSPHASGLNITIKKRRGGWAQSRFALDMSSHWPELTEHFHTQRKEIPDAVQQYRTGG from the coding sequence ATGAGTAATTTAATCGAACTATTAGAGCGTCAGGATCTGGTATGGCAGGGGGCAGGGCTTGTAAAGCGTCAACAGCAAAGTTGGGCTGTCACTGCGACGGGGTTTGCTGAATTAGACAAACATCTGCAGGGCGGATTTCCTAAAGTGGGTGTGGTTGATTTACATACAGAGCTGGGGATTGGTGAACTCAGGTTGTTATTACCCAGCCTGGTACAACAAGATGGCCTGACTGCGGTCATTGCGCCTCCAGCGCGACTGAATGCTGATGCATTACAACGTACCGGAATGGACACCAGTAAACTCCTGGAGATCACGCCTGGATCTCCACAGGAAGCATTGTGGGCCGCTGAACAATGCTTAAAAAGCGGTGCCTGTAACAGTGTGTTGCTATGGCATGGCGAATTACAGGTACATCAGGTAAAACGTTTACAACTGGCAGCTAACACGGGTGAAGCGTGCCTGTATTTGCTGCGTCATGAACACCATTGCCAGGGGACGTTGCCGGTGTCTTTAAGTCTGGGCCTTAGCCCACATGCAAGTGGCCTGAATATCACCATCAAAAAGCGTCGAGGTGGCTGGGCTCAGTCCCGGTTTGCATTGGATATGTCATCGCACTGGCCTGAATTGACTGAGCACTTCCATACTCAGCGCAAAGAAATACCAGATGCAGTGCAGCAGTATCGTACTGGCGGATAG
- a CDS encoding methyl-accepting chemotaxis protein: protein MQLKNRLSIVAVLLAVIPLLITCFVIGVLAYQEGKAAVSKEIENNLVSRRNAMQAQVERYFKTISDQVVTLAGSTMVVDASRAFSAAFASYPHARGAELSLSRFYEIQFLDQYRQKNPGDSLSASSLFTRLSPTARGLQSHYIAANPNPLGSKDQLLDAGDNSTYSAVHRRYHKALREFQARFGFYDIFITNPQGDVVYSVFKELDFATSLTNGPFRESGLARAYEAARIQHVREGHFVDFSPYMPSYNAAAGFISSAILADDGTLLGTLIFQLPVDEINRMLTLNEQWHEQGLGESGELYLVNQNKMLLNNSRFFVEDPGGFIAQLRSFDVDKDMVDNIEQQHTTIGTLRIDSPGTRAALSGQSGFAIFSDYRAVSVASAYAPLEIDGLHWAIVSEIDESEAFAMISELKYSVLRSSVLFVSVAAIIASVVGFFVANRVTRPVVAASKAIRGIADNNDFRLRAPDEGDDEIRDLSRSVNSLVERLQHNFADLLHSAHTLKEMSTALSERVAGLIDGVNKQSQDCEQSATAGQQMQHTVQEVASSALNTSEQTQQVSTLTSQTNQLVEHCADVSEQLAEEMDKVGEVMNGLSSQSEQIGSVLDVIQAIAEQTNLLALNAAIEAARAGESGRGFAVVADEVRGLAQRTQQATEEIEQMIKALQSGVGEARQSVQQSRERSVDNAQTSERAKGSLSDVSDAIEQIVAMNTQVATAAEEQSAVVAQISQAISAISEEANGNLERSQDIDDRSQHLAKLAVQLDDILARYQV, encoded by the coding sequence GTGCAATTAAAAAACCGTCTGAGTATCGTTGCTGTTCTGCTTGCTGTTATCCCTTTACTTATTACTTGTTTTGTTATCGGTGTTTTGGCCTATCAGGAAGGAAAGGCCGCCGTGTCGAAGGAAATTGAGAATAACCTGGTTTCACGTCGTAACGCGATGCAAGCTCAGGTTGAACGTTATTTTAAAACTATCTCGGATCAGGTGGTAACACTGGCGGGATCCACGATGGTGGTTGACGCCAGTCGGGCTTTTTCAGCTGCGTTTGCGAGTTATCCGCACGCCCGGGGGGCTGAATTATCTCTGAGCCGTTTTTATGAAATTCAGTTTCTTGACCAATACAGACAAAAGAACCCGGGTGACAGTCTCAGTGCGAGTAGCCTGTTTACGCGACTGAGCCCGACAGCGCGTGGGCTTCAAAGTCACTATATTGCAGCCAACCCCAACCCGCTTGGGAGCAAAGATCAACTGCTGGATGCGGGGGATAACAGTACCTATAGCGCCGTGCACCGCCGTTATCACAAAGCACTGCGCGAGTTTCAGGCACGTTTTGGCTTCTACGATATATTTATTACCAACCCTCAGGGAGATGTGGTGTATTCCGTATTTAAGGAGTTGGACTTTGCAACGTCACTGACCAATGGTCCATTTCGGGAGTCTGGTTTGGCACGTGCCTATGAGGCTGCTCGTATCCAGCATGTGCGCGAAGGACACTTTGTCGACTTTAGTCCCTATATGCCGTCTTATAATGCTGCGGCAGGGTTTATCAGTTCTGCGATTTTGGCTGATGACGGCACTTTGCTCGGTACTTTAATATTCCAACTGCCTGTGGATGAAATTAACCGTATGTTGACACTGAATGAGCAATGGCATGAGCAAGGGCTGGGCGAAAGTGGCGAGCTTTATCTGGTCAACCAAAACAAGATGTTGCTAAATAACAGTCGGTTTTTTGTGGAAGATCCGGGTGGTTTTATTGCGCAGCTTAGGTCATTTGATGTTGACAAAGACATGGTTGATAACATTGAACAGCAACATACCACGATAGGCACATTGCGAATTGACTCCCCAGGCACCCGGGCTGCGCTGTCAGGTCAAAGTGGCTTTGCTATTTTCTCTGACTACCGGGCTGTCTCTGTGGCATCGGCCTACGCACCGCTGGAAATCGACGGGCTACACTGGGCGATCGTGAGCGAAATTGATGAAAGCGAAGCGTTCGCCATGATTTCCGAGTTGAAATACTCTGTGCTTCGCTCCTCGGTGTTATTTGTGTCTGTGGCGGCAATTATAGCCAGTGTGGTGGGCTTTTTTGTTGCTAACCGGGTTACGCGGCCTGTTGTTGCCGCCAGTAAAGCGATCCGTGGCATCGCAGATAATAACGATTTCAGGTTACGTGCACCCGATGAAGGAGATGATGAAATCCGCGACTTAAGCCGTTCGGTAAATAGCTTGGTTGAGCGGCTACAACATAACTTTGCTGACTTATTGCACAGTGCTCATACGCTCAAAGAAATGTCCACAGCGTTGTCAGAGCGGGTTGCGGGGCTGATTGATGGGGTGAATAAACAATCTCAGGATTGCGAGCAATCGGCGACTGCCGGACAGCAAATGCAGCACACGGTTCAGGAGGTGGCAAGCAGTGCACTGAATACTTCGGAGCAGACTCAGCAGGTGAGTACTCTGACTTCTCAGACCAATCAGCTGGTGGAGCACTGTGCTGATGTCTCGGAACAGCTGGCCGAGGAGATGGATAAAGTCGGGGAAGTTATGAATGGGTTGTCGTCTCAGAGTGAGCAGATAGGCAGTGTACTGGACGTGATCCAGGCCATTGCAGAACAAACCAACTTATTGGCATTGAATGCGGCTATTGAGGCGGCGCGAGCCGGTGAGTCAGGCCGTGGGTTTGCGGTGGTCGCAGATGAAGTACGGGGTTTGGCTCAGCGTACTCAGCAGGCGACAGAAGAAATTGAACAGATGATCAAGGCGCTGCAAAGTGGGGTTGGTGAAGCACGGCAGTCAGTGCAACAAAGTCGTGAGCGTTCTGTCGATAATGCCCAAACATCTGAGCGGGCAAAGGGATCCCTGAGCGATGTGTCTGATGCGATTGAACAGATTGTGGCTATGAATACACAGGTGGCGACTGCGGCAGAGGAGCAGTCGGCGGTGGTTGCGCAGATCAGCCAGGCCATCAGTGCCATCAGCGAAGAAGCCAATGGTAATTTAGAACGTAGCCAGGATATTGACGACCGATCACAACATCTGGCGAAGTTGGCCGTACAATTAGACGACATTCTGGCGCGTTATCAAGTGTGA
- a CDS encoding Y-family DNA polymerase, with translation MTLWLYLHFPAIQLDKLKIAAQAQKPDAQQSVEVFAASSRPCIVVGGRDNTVMQLDQAAMQLGVSAGMGLAGAAARSRDLLVHPYDEVDESRTMREIAQWLYLITADIALFAPQGLLLKVSGMLAMYRDLSHYLATLRAHLDTQSFSYRYACGYSPEAARLLAQHHGALVSQDSAVLESALHDLPLTALSLPSKQLERLRRVGFKTVADLFALPLVELGKRFDCELVQYVSRLRGKVPHPVTFYQPEPEFERHLSLLYDIENLDWLNKPLLKLLVQQEQFLRLRNRHARQLTLTLYQRDAEPQVLEIGRAEGTDRADLWLTLCDLKLSNVTLHGPVQAIGLKVTEMSQPDELMPDLFTERRGTMTPAGLVALLQAKLGEQAVQGLTVCDDLRPELASGYCTPLSTPGTPLLEKSGRLPATDYLRPAFLLPITQPLQHKVTVHLGPERICTGWWDAHGVERDYFVAQDEQGRWLWVFRDRQQRWFCHGVFS, from the coding sequence ATGACTTTGTGGTTGTATTTACATTTTCCTGCTATCCAGCTCGATAAGCTGAAAATCGCAGCGCAGGCGCAAAAACCGGATGCTCAACAGTCCGTTGAGGTATTCGCTGCATCATCCCGGCCTTGTATTGTTGTGGGAGGGCGAGATAACACAGTGATGCAGCTGGATCAGGCTGCTATGCAGCTGGGGGTTTCAGCCGGTATGGGGCTGGCTGGCGCGGCAGCACGCAGCCGCGATCTGCTTGTGCACCCCTATGATGAAGTGGATGAAAGCAGGACTATGCGTGAAATTGCCCAGTGGCTGTATCTGATCACTGCTGATATTGCCTTATTTGCACCTCAGGGGCTTTTGTTGAAAGTCAGTGGCATGCTGGCTATGTATCGCGATTTATCTCACTACCTGGCTACGCTGCGTGCACACCTGGATACTCAGTCATTCAGTTACCGGTATGCGTGCGGTTACTCCCCGGAAGCTGCCCGGCTGTTGGCACAGCATCATGGTGCATTAGTGAGTCAGGACTCTGCTGTGCTTGAAAGCGCTTTGCATGACCTGCCTTTGACGGCTTTATCACTGCCCTCAAAGCAGCTTGAACGGTTACGGCGGGTGGGATTTAAAACTGTGGCCGATTTATTTGCCTTACCTTTAGTCGAGCTGGGTAAACGCTTTGATTGCGAGTTGGTGCAGTATGTGTCCAGGTTACGGGGCAAAGTGCCTCATCCAGTGACTTTTTATCAGCCAGAGCCTGAATTTGAGCGTCATTTGTCTCTGTTATATGACATAGAAAACCTCGATTGGTTAAACAAACCGTTACTTAAGCTTTTGGTACAACAGGAGCAGTTCTTACGTTTGCGCAATCGTCATGCCAGACAATTAACACTGACCCTGTATCAACGTGATGCTGAACCGCAGGTACTGGAAATCGGTCGCGCAGAAGGCACAGATCGCGCTGATCTCTGGCTAACCTTATGTGATCTCAAGTTGAGTAATGTGACACTCCATGGTCCGGTACAGGCGATAGGGTTAAAAGTGACCGAGATGAGCCAGCCTGATGAACTGATGCCTGACTTATTTACCGAGCGGCGCGGCACCATGACACCTGCCGGGTTGGTTGCGTTATTACAAGCTAAATTAGGAGAGCAGGCAGTACAGGGGCTGACTGTGTGCGATGACCTGCGTCCTGAACTGGCAAGCGGATATTGTACCCCACTGAGTACGCCGGGCACGCCTTTGTTGGAGAAGTCTGGCAGGCTTCCTGCTACTGATTATCTTCGGCCCGCCTTTTTATTACCGATCACGCAGCCTTTGCAACATAAGGTGACTGTCCATCTCGGGCCTGAGCGGATCTGTACCGGCTGGTGGGATGCACATGGAGTCGAGCGTGATTATTTTGTTGCTCAGGATGAGCAGGGGCGTTGGTTGTGGGTATTCAGAGATCGCCAGCAACGGTGGTTTTGCCACGGAGTTTTCAGCTGA
- a CDS encoding error-prone DNA polymerase, protein MAAHKPTMFTLPAARSENEQQALQRAGEPPGGTKQPGYAELFCQTNFSFLQGASRPEELVRQADFLAYTALAITDECSLAGVVRAYTLIKNQQLDLQLIVGSLMRFETLEVVLLCPDKAAYSELCRVITNARRRAEKGHYRLAEWDLLSLRHCLLIWLPAGNEQDEQWGAWLARHHEGRSWLGIQRHLVNQEQRFIHHCETLAARYQLPVTACGGVVMHHSERLRLQHTLTAIRLNQPIEQVKGALLANAERALRSREKLSKLFKTPWLAESLRIAKRCTFDLGALRYQYPAELVPEGKTAMQHLRELVEVGQQRRFEQGIPDEIAQTIDKELALIEELDYPYFFLTIHDLVCFARSKGILYQGRGSAANSVVCYCLEITAVDPRQVSVLFERFISKERNEPPDIDVDFEHERREEVIQYIYHKYGRKRAALAATVISYRFKSAVRDVGKALGIEAAQLDYFIRNVNRRDRGQNWQTQLAELGLQPESLKGQQFISLVEEIMGFPRHLSQHVGGFVISAGPLHDLVPIENAAMAERTVIQWDKDDLESLKLLKVDVLALGMLSAIRKTFTLIAQHTSRQLDLAELTRMGDDPQVYKMLQRADTVGVFQIESRAQMSMLPRLKPKCYYDLVIQIAIVRPGPIQGDMVHPFLKRRNGEEDITYPSESVKAVLSRTMGVPIFQEQVIKLAMVAAGFSGGEADQLRRAMASWKKSGELMQFKEKLINGMQQRGYEVSFAERIFEQICGFGEYGFPESHSASFAVLAYASAWLKYYYPAMFYTALLNSLPMGFYSASQLIQDARRHQVEVLPVCVNASEYDHHIFQQHDRFALRLGLRLVKGLQRNSAEQLLAGRPDNGFADMQALQRLGLPGNALESLASANALKVLQGDRYAARWALMDQEQTLPLFAESSVAEVSSCAFQPDDMDDLVEDYAALGLTLGEHPVTLLDNAGKLGRFTRMTELSACRHKSLVTVVGVVTGKQAPGTAGGVTFFTLEDDTGNINVVVWAGTARAQKQAYLSAKLLEVKGIVEKEGEVIHVIAGRLIDRSEILGTLHSKSRDFH, encoded by the coding sequence ATGGCCGCGCATAAACCTACCATGTTCACACTGCCTGCTGCGCGTTCAGAGAATGAACAGCAAGCTCTTCAGCGTGCAGGGGAGCCACCAGGAGGCACTAAGCAACCTGGCTACGCAGAGCTGTTTTGTCAAACTAACTTCTCTTTTTTACAAGGGGCATCCCGGCCGGAAGAGCTGGTGAGACAGGCCGATTTCCTTGCCTATACTGCGCTGGCTATCACTGACGAATGTTCGCTGGCTGGGGTGGTGAGAGCCTATACACTGATTAAAAACCAGCAATTGGATTTACAACTGATAGTAGGCAGTCTGATGCGTTTTGAAACGCTGGAGGTGGTGTTGTTATGCCCGGATAAAGCGGCATATAGTGAACTGTGCCGGGTGATCACCAATGCCCGGCGACGCGCTGAGAAAGGCCATTATCGGTTAGCGGAATGGGATTTATTGTCGTTACGTCATTGTTTGCTTATCTGGTTGCCAGCAGGCAATGAGCAGGATGAGCAGTGGGGTGCCTGGCTGGCACGTCATCATGAAGGCCGCAGCTGGTTAGGTATACAGCGACATTTAGTCAATCAGGAACAGCGTTTTATTCACCATTGTGAAACGCTGGCAGCACGGTATCAATTGCCTGTCACGGCGTGTGGCGGAGTAGTAATGCACCACAGTGAGCGGCTTAGGTTGCAGCATACGTTGACGGCGATTCGGCTGAATCAGCCGATTGAGCAAGTTAAAGGCGCATTGCTGGCGAATGCTGAGCGGGCACTGCGTAGCCGGGAAAAACTGAGTAAGTTGTTTAAGACCCCCTGGCTGGCTGAGTCGTTGCGTATTGCAAAGCGGTGTACCTTTGATTTGGGAGCGCTGCGTTATCAGTATCCAGCGGAGCTGGTTCCTGAAGGCAAAACGGCTATGCAGCATTTACGTGAGTTGGTAGAGGTCGGGCAGCAACGGCGCTTTGAGCAAGGCATCCCTGATGAAATTGCTCAGACCATAGACAAAGAGCTTGCACTGATTGAGGAGCTAGACTACCCCTATTTTTTCCTTACCATTCATGATCTGGTGTGCTTTGCGCGTAGCAAAGGGATTTTGTATCAGGGACGAGGCTCGGCGGCCAACTCTGTGGTGTGCTATTGTCTGGAGATCACTGCGGTTGACCCCCGTCAGGTGTCGGTGTTGTTCGAGCGCTTTATCAGTAAAGAGCGCAATGAGCCGCCAGACATAGACGTTGATTTTGAACATGAGCGCCGCGAAGAGGTGATCCAATACATTTATCACAAGTATGGCCGTAAACGTGCTGCACTGGCTGCAACGGTGATCAGTTATCGCTTTAAAAGTGCAGTCAGAGATGTAGGTAAAGCCCTGGGGATTGAAGCGGCTCAGCTTGATTACTTCATTCGCAATGTCAATCGCCGTGATCGGGGGCAAAACTGGCAGACCCAGTTAGCTGAGCTGGGCTTGCAGCCAGAGTCGCTCAAAGGGCAGCAATTTATTTCGCTGGTCGAAGAAATCATGGGTTTTCCCCGCCATCTTTCACAGCATGTGGGAGGCTTTGTGATCTCGGCTGGCCCTTTGCATGATCTGGTCCCCATAGAAAATGCAGCCATGGCGGAGCGCACGGTTATTCAGTGGGATAAAGACGATCTGGAAAGCCTCAAATTACTTAAAGTGGATGTGCTGGCGTTGGGTATGCTGAGTGCCATTCGTAAAACGTTTACGCTCATTGCACAGCATACATCAAGGCAGCTGGATCTGGCTGAATTAACCCGTATGGGTGACGATCCTCAGGTCTATAAAATGCTTCAGCGTGCAGATACCGTAGGCGTATTTCAGATAGAGTCCCGGGCGCAAATGAGCATGTTGCCCCGGTTGAAACCTAAGTGTTATTACGATTTGGTGATCCAGATAGCCATTGTCAGGCCAGGGCCCATCCAGGGCGACATGGTACACCCTTTTCTGAAGCGCCGTAATGGCGAAGAAGACATCACTTACCCTTCGGAGTCTGTGAAAGCCGTGCTGTCACGTACCATGGGGGTACCTATCTTTCAGGAGCAGGTGATTAAGCTGGCGATGGTCGCAGCCGGGTTTTCAGGTGGTGAGGCAGATCAGCTGCGCCGGGCCATGGCTTCATGGAAAAAAAGCGGCGAACTGATGCAGTTTAAAGAGAAGCTGATCAACGGGATGCAGCAGCGGGGTTATGAGGTCAGCTTTGCAGAACGTATTTTTGAGCAGATCTGCGGCTTTGGCGAGTATGGATTTCCGGAAAGTCATTCAGCCTCATTTGCTGTGCTGGCTTATGCATCAGCCTGGCTTAAGTACTATTATCCAGCCATGTTCTATACCGCTTTGCTGAACAGCCTGCCAATGGGATTTTACAGTGCTTCTCAGCTCATTCAGGATGCCAGACGCCATCAGGTTGAGGTGCTGCCTGTGTGCGTGAATGCATCCGAGTATGATCATCATATTTTCCAACAGCACGACAGGTTTGCGCTCCGGCTTGGCCTGCGCCTGGTTAAAGGGTTACAGCGTAACAGCGCAGAGCAACTTCTGGCTGGTCGTCCTGACAATGGCTTTGCTGATATGCAAGCATTACAGCGCCTTGGGTTGCCTGGTAATGCATTGGAGAGTCTGGCATCTGCCAATGCACTTAAAGTGTTACAGGGCGACCGTTATGCCGCGCGTTGGGCGTTGATGGATCAGGAGCAGACGCTTCCTTTGTTTGCCGAGTCCTCAGTGGCTGAGGTGTCATCGTGTGCTTTTCAGCCGGATGATATGGATGATCTGGTGGAAGACTATGCTGCATTGGGACTTACCCTGGGAGAACATCCGGTGACTCTGCTTGATAATGCCGGTAAACTGGGCCGCTTTACTCGCATGACAGAGCTCAGTGCCTGCCGTCATAAATCCCTGGTCACCGTAGTGGGGGTGGTCACTGGCAAACAGGCACCCGGCACAGCTGGTGGCGTGACCTTCTTTACGCTGGAAGATGATACAGGGAATATCAATGTGGTGGTCTGGGCTGGTACGGCACGCGCTCAAAAGCAGGCGTATCTAAGCGCTAAATTACTAGAGGTAAAAGGGATTGTCGAAAAAGAAGGAGAGGTTATTCATGTCATTGCTGGCAGATTGATTGACCGTAGCGAGATCTTGGGCACGTTACACAGTAAATCACGCGATTTTCACTGA
- a CDS encoding SOS response-associated peptidase family protein, which translates to MCGRLNITDDPFVIEVLAGLGIANPKETMHFGRFKKATDSISIVHEENGQRQLSNATWWLLLEPQPGRGFKPSKYTSFNSRYDKLHVKGSAAYQPFHYSRCIIVVKGFGETQFAQGKPQHYYDFIAADGALCLGGLYKVWYHPDSGQKHYSCSVITLPAHPKLRRYHDKASPLILPPDPAELNVWLDSTVHDGGRFTHLLIPHLYQRLAAIQIDKPSQYRPMGETSYITKDPPRNKR; encoded by the coding sequence ATGTGTGGACGATTAAATATCACCGATGATCCTTTTGTGATCGAGGTATTAGCAGGGTTAGGTATTGCAAACCCTAAAGAGACAATGCACTTTGGTCGTTTTAAAAAAGCGACTGACAGCATCAGTATTGTTCATGAAGAGAATGGCCAGCGACAGCTCAGCAACGCAACCTGGTGGCTGTTACTGGAACCACAGCCCGGGCGAGGCTTTAAGCCATCCAAATATACCTCATTCAATAGCCGCTATGACAAACTGCATGTCAAAGGCAGTGCTGCCTATCAGCCGTTTCACTACAGCCGCTGTATTATCGTGGTAAAAGGCTTTGGCGAAACCCAGTTTGCACAAGGTAAACCACAACATTATTACGATTTTATCGCCGCAGACGGAGCGTTATGTTTAGGCGGGTTATATAAGGTATGGTACCACCCGGACAGCGGGCAAAAGCACTACTCCTGCTCAGTCATCACCTTGCCAGCGCACCCTAAGTTGCGCCGCTATCATGATAAAGCCAGTCCTCTGATCCTGCCACCCGACCCTGCTGAGCTCAATGTCTGGCTGGACAGCACAGTGCATGATGGTGGTCGCTTTACGCACTTGCTGATCCCCCATTTATATCAACGTCTGGCTGCCATTCAGATAGATAAACCCAGTCAATACCGACCTATGGGTGAAACCTCCTATATCACCAAAGATCCTCCCCGTAATAAGAGGTGA
- a CDS encoding glycosyl hydrolase family 28-related protein: MNYKVSLIGLVLISSSAAALDADTISITDPRFGAIANDNRDDSAQIQAAIDYAVQNDKSVYIPAGTFNVSNTLDVTRVKGSHNSRIKLYGEKRNLSRLTTNANISLLKVAHNVEVHDLALVQTASFKQGTAIDIPFASYRSNFSKLDISGFDNGIYGKWVIWSRFEDLFIANVNYGIHLHGNGSDPAYWNIEPNGWFNNVNVFDNIYVEGSHTGLKLAAMGSNITNSTVQNSQVGVEIYGPADHKTWNNQISNFYAEGVKTVFKVKNSRTLDINGVFTQGGASNSRYRTVIDADNGGVITVNGMTGQDWWQHNVILKNTKVKGHVPAIGGTTSADSGSAYLPGKLTANISLPANSSWVALPAYMAIAGNSAYKVMISGIRDGYEPVLEEYAIYNWNGASQYAKVHHSSGVGRIKFKVDGGKIYAKLDYNGGGGLSGGKVTLERIH; encoded by the coding sequence ATGAACTACAAGGTTTCTTTGATCGGTCTTGTGCTGATCTCTTCATCTGCGGCTGCACTGGACGCAGACACGATTTCAATCACTGACCCACGTTTTGGTGCCATTGCCAACGATAACCGTGATGACTCAGCGCAAATTCAGGCTGCCATAGATTACGCGGTACAGAATGATAAAAGTGTTTACATCCCCGCAGGTACTTTTAATGTTTCTAACACGCTGGATGTAACGCGTGTGAAGGGCTCACACAACTCAAGAATTAAGTTATATGGTGAGAAGCGTAACCTGTCGCGACTGACGACCAATGCCAATATCAGCCTGCTAAAAGTAGCGCATAATGTAGAAGTCCATGATCTGGCTCTGGTACAGACGGCGAGTTTTAAGCAAGGCACTGCGATTGATATCCCATTTGCCTCTTATCGTTCAAATTTCTCTAAACTGGATATTTCCGGGTTTGATAATGGTATTTACGGTAAATGGGTGATCTGGAGCCGCTTTGAGGATCTGTTTATTGCCAACGTCAATTATGGCATTCATTTACATGGTAATGGGAGTGATCCGGCGTACTGGAATATCGAGCCAAACGGCTGGTTTAATAATGTCAACGTGTTCGACAACATCTATGTTGAAGGCTCACACACAGGCCTCAAGCTTGCCGCTATGGGCAGCAATATAACAAACTCAACCGTTCAGAACTCTCAGGTCGGTGTCGAGATCTATGGCCCTGCGGATCACAAAACCTGGAACAACCAGATCAGTAATTTTTATGCTGAAGGCGTGAAAACCGTATTTAAGGTTAAAAATTCCAGAACGCTTGATATTAACGGTGTCTTTACGCAAGGTGGTGCCAGTAATAGTCGTTACCGCACCGTGATTGATGCCGATAACGGCGGCGTGATCACGGTCAATGGCATGACCGGTCAGGACTGGTGGCAACACAATGTGATTCTGAAAAATACCAAAGTAAAAGGACATGTCCCGGCCATCGGTGGAACGACTAGCGCAGACTCAGGTTCAGCCTATTTACCGGGTAAACTGACAGCCAACATCAGTTTACCTGCAAACAGTAGCTGGGTTGCATTACCCGCTTATATGGCGATTGCAGGTAACAGCGCTTACAAGGTGATGATCTCAGGTATTCGAGATGGCTATGAACCTGTACTGGAAGAATACGCCATTTACAACTGGAATGGCGCAAGTCAATACGCCAAAGTACATCACTCCTCAGGCGTTGGCCGCATCAAATTCAAGGTCGATGGCGGAAAGATATACGCTAAACTGGATTACAATGGCGGCGGTGGGCTGTCTGGCGGTAAGGTAACGCTAGAGCGCATCCATTAA